The DNA window GCCGTTCAACTACGCGGTGCGGCTCCAGCAGCCCGTGGTGGCGGGCCTGGCCCGCTTTGCGGGCAGCGGCGGCAGCCCGGACACCCAGCTCTATGTCTCACGCGGTGCGGGCGCCTGGGGGCCGCCGGTCCGGGTGGGTGCCCCGCCGGACATCACGGTGATCGAACTCCATCCGGCCTGAACGGCGCACGGCTGCCGCGCAGCCGGGTAGCAGTCCCGGTATGGACGACCGACCGCAGCCGCCGCGCTGCCTGGTCACCGGCGCCACCGGATACATCGGCGGCCGTCTGGTGCCCGAACTGCTCTCCGCCGGACATCCGGTGCGCTGCCTGGCCCGTACCCCCTCGAAGCTGCGCGACCAGCCCTGGTCCGGGCAGGTGGAGGCGGTACGGGGCGACGTCACCGACCCGAAGTCGCTGCGCGGCGCCCTGGACGGTGTGGATGTCGCCTACTACCTGGTGCACGCCCTGGGTACCGGCCGCTCCTTCGAGGAGACCGACCGCCGGGCGGCCGGTGCCTTTGCCGAGGCGGCCCGCGCCGCCGGGGTGCGGAGGATCGTCTACCTGGGCGGGCTGACCCCCGTCGGCGTCCCCGAGCAGCGGCTCTCCCCGCATCTGCGCTCCAGGACCGAGGTCGGCCGGATCCTGCTGGACTCCGGGGTGCCCACGGCGGTACTGCGCGCCGCGGTGATCCTGGGATCCGGGTCCGCCTCCTTCGAGATGCTGCGCTATCTCACCGAGCGGCTGCCCGTGATGGTCACCCCCAGCTGGGTGTCCACCCGCATCCAGCCGGTGGCGGTCCGCGATGTGCTGCGCCTGCTGGTGGCCGCCGCCGCACTGCCGCCGGAGGTCAACCGCACCTTCGACATCGGCGGCCCCGAGGTGCTGACGTACCGGGAGATGATGTCCCGGTACGCGGCCGTCGCCCGGCTGCCGCGGCGGCTGATCCTGCCGGTGCCGGTGCTGACCCCGAGACTGTCCAGCCACTGGGTCGGACTGGTCACTCCGGTGCCGAACTCCATCGCCCGCCCGCTGGTGGAGTCGCTGCGCCACGAGGTGGTCTGCACCGAGCACGACATCGCCCGGTATGTGCCCGATCCGCCGGGCGGCCTGGTCGGCTTCGACCAAGCGGTGGAGCTGGCCCTGAAGCGGGTCCGGGAGGCGGATGTGGCCACCCGCTGGTCATCGGCCTCGGTGCCCGGTGCCCCCAGCGACCCGCTGCCCACCGACCCGGACTGGGCGGGCGGCAGCCTCTACCGGGACGAGCGCGAGCTGGCGGTCGACGCCCCGCCGGAGGCGCTGTGGAGGGTCATCGAGGGGATCGGCGGGGAGAACGGCTGGTACTCCTTCCCGCTCGCCTGGGCGGTACGGGGCCTGCTGGACCGGCTGGTCGGCGGGGTGGGACTGCGCCGTGGGCGGCGTGATCCGCACCGGTTGCGGGTCGGCGACTCACTGGACTTCTGGCGGGTGGAGGAGGTGCGGCCGGGCCGGCTGCTGCGGCTGCGGGCGGAGATGCGGCTGCCGGGCCTGGCCTGGCTGGAACTGGCCGTCGAGCCGGATGGCCGGGGCGGTGCCCGCTACCGGCAGCGGGCGCTGTTCCACCCGCACGGCCTCGCCGGGCACGCCTACTGGTGGAGTGTGGCGCCGTTCCACACGGTGGTCTTCGGCGGCATGGCCCGCAGGATCGCCCGGCGGGCCGCAGCAGAGCCGGAGCCGGAGCGCGGAGTGCCCGCCTGAGTGGGCGGCGGCCAGCGGTCCCGAGCGGCCCGGAGGACGGCGTACAGGGCGGTGGGGGGAGCCGACCTGTGCGGCCGACTCCCCCCACCGCCCTGCGTCCCGCCGTCCGGCCCGGGCGGCGCTCGGTCAAGGCTTCTTCTTGCCCTTCCCGTCGTGCTTGGTCTCGTCCTGACCGGCCTCGGTCTCGGAGGCGGGCGGCCCCGAGCCGTCGACGGTGTTGCCCTGGGTGGCGGCCTCGGCGGCCACGATGCCGGTCGCGGAGACCGAGCGGACCTGGTCGGAGGCCCAGCCGGGCTCCTCCAGGGGCGGTTCGACCAGCCACTCCGGGCTGCTCTGCCCACGCCACCACTTCCAGGCCGCCGCACCGCCGCCCACCAGCACGCCGACCACCAGCAGCCGCCGTGCCACCCGGCCGCACCGCTCACGCCGGGCCTTCCTGCGGACCAGCTTCTCGATGTCGGCGGCCGTCACCTGGCCGCGCAGCGCGGCCAGCGCGGCGGCGCCCCGGGACTGGGCCTCCTGGGTGACCGGCACGGCCGCGTTCCTGGCCTCCTCGACCAGGGTGGCGACGGCGGGGGCGGTGGTCGCCCGGGCCTGCCGACCGGCGGCGAGGGCGGCGTCCCGGGCGTTCAGTGCCGTCTCCCGGGTCAGCTGGGCAGCCCAGGCGGCGGCCTCCTCGATCTGCGGCGGCACGCCGGCCCTGGCCTGTCCGACGCGCGGCGCCAGATGCTGCGCATAGGTGCTGCGGGCCGCGCAGCGGGCCTGGGCGGCGGCCTGGGCCGCGGCCGCCTCCACCTTGGGCGCCAGCGCCTCGACCCGGGGCGCCAGCCTCCGGCGGGCCTCCTCCGCGTACTGCGCAGCGGTGCCCTTGGCCGTGGCCGCGTACGGCGCCAGGGTGTCCCGGGTCTTTCCGGCAGCATCACGCGCTGCGTCCAAGCGGGTCACGAGATCCTCCTCCTCGGTGGCATTCGGTAATCGCCTCTCCACCTCGTCAGAGATCATGCCTGCCGGGACATCCACCGGCATGCCGGAATAGGCCGTATGCGGCGGCCTCCGGACCGGGTGTGGCAGGCTGTTCCGGCCGGTGCGAGGTGCTTGCCGCTCCCTCCTCTTCCGGGACGTGCGAGGATTCTTCTGTCAGTGACGTACGTAGGAAGGCACATCGTGGCCGAGGAACTGTTCGCCACCCTGAAGACCAACCGCGGCGACATCGTGATCAAGCTCTTTCCGAACCACGCCCCCAAGACGGTGGCGAACTTCGTCGAGCTGGCCGAAGGCAGCCGCAAGTGGACCGACCCGCGCAACGGGCAGGAGACCACGGAGCCGCTGTACAACGGCACGGTGTTCCACCGCGTCATCTCGGGCTTCATGATCCAGGGCGGTGACCCGCTGGGCACCGGCACCGGCGGCCCTGGCTACAGCTTTGCCGACGAGTTCCACCCGGAGCTCTCGTTCGACCGCCCGTACCTGCTCGCGATGGCCAACGCCGGGCCGGGCACCAACGGGTCGCAGTTCTTTGTGACGGTCGCGCCGACCGCATGGCTGACCCGCAAGCACACCATCTTCGGCGAGGTCGCCGATGAGGCCAGCAAGCGGGTGGTGGACGCCGTCGCCACCGTGCCGACCCGTCCGGGCGACCGCCCGCTGGACGACGTGGTGATCGAGTCCGTGGAGATCACCCGCCGCTGAGCGGCGCCGATCGCACGGTGCCGGTCGCATGGCATCACACCCGGTCCCCGGCGGTGCGCTGGCACCGCCGGGGCCGGGTGCCCTCCGGCGTCCCGTACGCCGGGAAACCGCCGGACCACCCGTTACGGAACGCGGCACCACTGAGGAGGTAGCCCCGATGCTTCCCGACGAAGGCCGTCGTCCCGACGCGCGGCCCCAGGGATCACCGCCGCCACGACCCACGGTGCCGCCCCCACCGGCCGTGCCCCCGCAGGCGGCGGCCGTGCCGCCGCAGCCCGCCGCCGCCCCGCAGGTGCCGGGGCTGCCCCGGTGCTACCGCCACCCGGACCATGAGACCGGCATCGGCTGCACCCGCTGCGGGCGGCCGATCTGCCCGCTCTGCATGGTCAGCGCCTCGGTGGGGTTCCAGTGCCCGGAGTGCGTGCGCGGCGGCCACCAGGGCGTACGGGAGGCCCGGACCCGGTTCGGCGGCCGTCCCGTCGACGACCCGGCGCTGGTCACCAGGATCCTGATCGGCCTCAATGTGGCGGTCTTCGCCCTGGTGCACCTGGTCGGCTTCTCGCTTGTCGTCCGACTGGGGCTGGTGGGCAGGGGCTGGGACCAGGGGCAGGAGATCGGTGTCGCGGCCGGGCCGGGCCAGTGGTACCGGCTGCTCACCGCGGTCTTCCTGCACTGGGACTGGTGGCACATCGGGCTCAATATGCTCTCGCTGTGGTGGATCGGACCGCAGCTGGAGCAGGTGCTGGGGCGGCTGCGCTATACGGCGCTCTACCTGGTGTCGGGGCTGGTCGGCAGCGCCCTGTCCTTCATGGTGGCCGGGGCGGGCGGCTTCTCGCTGGGCGCCTCGGGGGCGATCTTCGGACTGCTCGGCGCCACGGTGGTGCTGCACCGGGTGAACGGCTATCCGCTGGGCCCGATCGTGGCCCTGGTGGGCTTCAACCTGATCCTGACCTTCTCCATGACCGGCATCGACTGGCGGGCCCATGTGGGAGGTCTGGTCGCCGGCGGCCTGACGGCGCTGGGGATGGTGCGGGCGCCCGCGTCCCGGCGGGGCCTGGTGCAGAGCGTGTCGGTGGGCGCCATGGTGCTGGTGGCCCTGGGCCTGGTGGTGCTGGGGACAGCCGCGATCAACGGCTGACCGCACCCCCGGATCCCCAGCGATCCCCAGTGTTATCCACAGCAGTCGCTCTACCCGCGTCCACCTGCGTGTTCATCGTCAATCGGCCGTACGGGGGGGTGTATGGACTGTCAAGTTATCCACAGACAGTCTGAACTTTTCCCCCGCTGTGGATAACTGTGTGGACAAGCTGAATGTAGGACCGCGCCGAGAGACGCGGAACGGCAGCCGCAGACGCGACCGCCGTGTCAGCGCAAGCGATGGGGAAGCAGTCTACTTCCACTGCGTGGAGACGCCGAAACCCCCGGCGATGAAGCCGAAGCCCACCAGGATGTTCCAGTTCCCCCAGGACTTCACCGGCCAGTCGGCGCTCGTCACGTAGTAGACGACGATCCAGGCCAGCCCCACCAGGAACAGTGCCAGCATCAGCGGGGCGACCCAGTGGTGCCCCGAATCCAGCTTGACCGTCGCGGCGCCGGACGGCGGCGGGGTGTAGTCGGACTTCTTGCGGAGACGAGACTTCGGCACGAGGGACTCTCCTGTCGATGCGCTGCATGACCGCGCAGGATGCTGACGGCGACCGGGGCTGCGTCATGCTCTCCTGTGCACTCCGCACATGCCACCGGCGTCAGTTAGCGTAGTGGCTCGCCGGGTCGGAAGGAGATAAGGGTACGGTGCCAGAATCCGCGAATCCCCGTTCTCCGGCCCCTCGCCGCCCTCCGGCCGCCCGAATTGTCGGCCGTGTCCTGACCTGCGCGGTCTTCGCGCTCGCCGGACTGCTCTTCTGCGTCAGCGCCCTCACCGCCCGTGGCACCAACCTCCGCACCGACGACTCCCTGCTGCGGCTGACCGATGTCATAAGGGAGAAGAGCGAGCAGAACCAGCAGACCCAGCACCAGGTCTCCGGGCTCCAGCAGCGGGTCGACGCCCTCGCCGAGCAGCAAGGCCAGAACCCGGACGACATCAGGCGCCTGGACGCCCTTGAGAAGACCGCCGGCCTGGACCCGCTCAAGGGCACCGGCCTCACCGTCACCCTCAACGACGCCCCGCCCGGCGCCACCGCCCGCATCCCCGGGGTCCCCGACCCGGGCCCCAACGACCTGGTCATCCACCAGCAGGACATCCAGGCCGTGGTCAACGCCCTGTGGCGGGGCGGCGCCAAGGGCGTGCAGGTGATGGACCAGCGGCTGATCGCCACCAGCGCGGTGCGCTGCGTGGGCAACACCCTCATCCTCCAGGGCCGGGTCTACTCCCCGCCCTATGTGGTGCGCGCGGTCGGCGACACCAGTACGATGCGGGCCGCCGTCGGCGCCGACCCGTACATCAGCAACTACCTCCAGTACGTCAACGCCTACGGCCTGGGCTGGAAGGTCGACCAGAGCCGGTCGATGACCCTCCCCGGCTACAACGGAACCGTCGATCTCCGGTACGCCCGGGCGACGCCATAGTCGCGCTCCGGCCCCGGGGTGCCCCGCCTGCCCGTAGGCTTGGCCCGCAGGGACGGGAAGGAGCGGAATGTACGGCTGGATCTGGCGGCAACTGCCGGGCAACGTCCTGGTGAAGTCGATCGTCTCGCTGCTGCTGGTGCTGGGGATCGTCTACCTTCTCTTCCAGTACGTCTTCCCCTGGGCCGAACCGCTGCTCCCCTTCGGCGAGGTCACCGTGAACGACGGCGGCCCCGCGGCCGTACAACCCAGCGACAGCCCCAGCCCCGCCCCCCGCAGCAGCGAGACAGCCCTTAACGGCGCGGCAGCGCCCTCCGCCGTGGTCGGAACCCTCTCCCACCGCGTCCTGAACCCCGGAGCACCGCAGGCATGACCGCACGGATCCTGGTCGTCGACAACTACGACAGCTTCGTCTTCAACCTGGTGCAGTACCTCTACCAGCTCGGCGCCACCTGCGAGGTGGTCCGCAACGACGAGGTGACCGTCGACCACGCCGTACCGCGCGACGGCGACAGCGGCTTCGACGGGGTCCTGCTCTCCCCCGGGCCGGGCACCCCCGAGGAGGCCGGGGTCTGCATCGCGATGGTGCACCACTGCGCCGCCGTCGGACTGCCCGTCTTCGGCGTCTGCCTCGGCCTGCAGTCGATCGCGGTCGCCTACGGCGCGGTGGTCGGCCGCGCCCCCGAGCTGCTGCACGGCAAGACGTCCCAGGTGCTGCACGAGGGCGCCGGTGTCTTCGCCGGCCTCCCCTCGCCGTTCACCGCCACCCGCTACCACTCGCTCGCCGTCGAGCAGCAGACCGTGCCGGCCGTGCTGGAGGCC is part of the Peterkaempfera bronchialis genome and encodes:
- a CDS encoding DUF5324 family protein; its protein translation is MTRLDAARDAAGKTRDTLAPYAATAKGTAAQYAEEARRRLAPRVEALAPKVEAAAAQAAAQARCAARSTYAQHLAPRVGQARAGVPPQIEEAAAWAAQLTRETALNARDAALAAGRQARATTAPAVATLVEEARNAAVPVTQEAQSRGAAALAALRGQVTAADIEKLVRRKARRERCGRVARRLLVVGVLVGGGAAAWKWWRGQSSPEWLVEPPLEEPGWASDQVRSVSATGIVAAEAATQGNTVDGSGPPASETEAGQDETKHDGKGKKKP
- a CDS encoding SDR family oxidoreductase, which gives rise to MDDRPQPPRCLVTGATGYIGGRLVPELLSAGHPVRCLARTPSKLRDQPWSGQVEAVRGDVTDPKSLRGALDGVDVAYYLVHALGTGRSFEETDRRAAGAFAEAARAAGVRRIVYLGGLTPVGVPEQRLSPHLRSRTEVGRILLDSGVPTAVLRAAVILGSGSASFEMLRYLTERLPVMVTPSWVSTRIQPVAVRDVLRLLVAAAALPPEVNRTFDIGGPEVLTYREMMSRYAAVARLPRRLILPVPVLTPRLSSHWVGLVTPVPNSIARPLVESLRHEVVCTEHDIARYVPDPPGGLVGFDQAVELALKRVREADVATRWSSASVPGAPSDPLPTDPDWAGGSLYRDERELAVDAPPEALWRVIEGIGGENGWYSFPLAWAVRGLLDRLVGGVGLRRGRRDPHRLRVGDSLDFWRVEEVRPGRLLRLRAEMRLPGLAWLELAVEPDGRGGARYRQRALFHPHGLAGHAYWWSVAPFHTVVFGGMARRIARRAAAEPEPERGVPA
- a CDS encoding DUF881 domain-containing protein — its product is MPESANPRSPAPRRPPAARIVGRVLTCAVFALAGLLFCVSALTARGTNLRTDDSLLRLTDVIREKSEQNQQTQHQVSGLQQRVDALAEQQGQNPDDIRRLDALEKTAGLDPLKGTGLTVTLNDAPPGATARIPGVPDPGPNDLVIHQQDIQAVVNALWRGGAKGVQVMDQRLIATSAVRCVGNTLILQGRVYSPPYVVRAVGDTSTMRAAVGADPYISNYLQYVNAYGLGWKVDQSRSMTLPGYNGTVDLRYARATP
- a CDS encoding peptidylprolyl isomerase, with translation MAEELFATLKTNRGDIVIKLFPNHAPKTVANFVELAEGSRKWTDPRNGQETTEPLYNGTVFHRVISGFMIQGGDPLGTGTGGPGYSFADEFHPELSFDRPYLLAMANAGPGTNGSQFFVTVAPTAWLTRKHTIFGEVADEASKRVVDAVATVPTRPGDRPLDDVVIESVEITRR
- a CDS encoding rhomboid family intramembrane serine protease, whose translation is MLPDEGRRPDARPQGSPPPRPTVPPPPAVPPQAAAVPPQPAAAPQVPGLPRCYRHPDHETGIGCTRCGRPICPLCMVSASVGFQCPECVRGGHQGVREARTRFGGRPVDDPALVTRILIGLNVAVFALVHLVGFSLVVRLGLVGRGWDQGQEIGVAAGPGQWYRLLTAVFLHWDWWHIGLNMLSLWWIGPQLEQVLGRLRYTALYLVSGLVGSALSFMVAGAGGFSLGASGAIFGLLGATVVLHRVNGYPLGPIVALVGFNLILTFSMTGIDWRAHVGGLVAGGLTALGMVRAPASRRGLVQSVSVGAMVLVALGLVVLGTAAING
- a CDS encoding aminodeoxychorismate/anthranilate synthase component II yields the protein MTARILVVDNYDSFVFNLVQYLYQLGATCEVVRNDEVTVDHAVPRDGDSGFDGVLLSPGPGTPEEAGVCIAMVHHCAAVGLPVFGVCLGLQSIAVAYGAVVGRAPELLHGKTSQVLHEGAGVFAGLPSPFTATRYHSLAVEQQTVPAVLEATSWTESGVVMGLRHRDAAVEGVQFHPESVLTEHGHRMLANWLAQCGDAGAVDRSAGLAPVIGRG
- the crgA gene encoding cell division protein CrgA, whose product is MPKSRLRKKSDYTPPPSGAATVKLDSGHHWVAPLMLALFLVGLAWIVVYYVTSADWPVKSWGNWNILVGFGFIAGGFGVSTQWK